The following are encoded together in the Candidatus Liberimonas magnetica genome:
- a CDS encoding PstS family phosphate ABC transporter substrate-binding protein, which translates to MKGLLRLVVVFVLSLGLFSFAGGDQNSKRKTITIKGSDTMVILGQRWAEDYMKSHPDIIVQVTGGGSGTGIAALINGSTDICQASRPLKDEENKLIIQKRGKGSKEIPVAQDGIAIYCNEKNPVISLTIEQLKQIYQGKINNWSQLGWDKKEIVLYGRENNSGTYTYFKEHVLKGEDFYNMVQSLPGTAAVVNAISKDKYSIGYGGMAYAKGIKEIGVKKDDKSPALLPSIKNIVSGVYPVSRKLYFYTVAEPAGVTKDFIEWVLAKEGQEICQEVGYVCLKK; encoded by the coding sequence ATGAAAGGTTTATTAAGATTAGTTGTAGTTTTTGTTCTGTCTTTAGGTTTGTTTAGTTTTGCTGGTGGAGATCAAAACTCCAAAAGAAAAACAATCACTATCAAGGGTTCTGATACGATGGTAATTTTGGGGCAGAGATGGGCGGAAGATTATATGAAATCCCATCCCGATATCATTGTACAAGTTACAGGAGGCGGTTCCGGGACAGGCATCGCAGCTTTGATCAACGGGTCTACGGATATATGCCAGGCTTCAAGGCCTTTAAAAGATGAGGAAAATAAACTCATTATTCAAAAACGGGGTAAAGGGTCTAAGGAAATACCTGTAGCGCAGGATGGTATAGCTATATATTGCAACGAAAAAAATCCGGTAATTTCTTTAACCATAGAACAGCTGAAACAAATTTACCAGGGGAAAATAAATAACTGGTCGCAACTCGGCTGGGATAAAAAGGAAATAGTCCTCTATGGAAGAGAAAATAACTCCGGAACTTATACATACTTTAAAGAACATGTTCTAAAAGGCGAAGATTTCTATAATATGGTGCAGTCTTTACCCGGTACAGCAGCTGTTGTAAATGCGATCAGTAAAGATAAGTATTCTATAGGGTACGGCGGAATGGCTTATGCAAAAGGTATTAAAGAAATCGGAGTAAAAAAAGATGATAAAAGCCCTGCCTTGCTGCCTTCAATCAAGAATATCGTATCTGGAGTATATCCTGTAAGCAGAAAATTATATTTTTATACGGTTGCTGAACCTGCGGGAGTTACAAAAGATTTTATAGAATGGGTTTTGGCTAAAGAAGGCCAAGAAATATGTCAGGAAGTCGGTTATGTCTGTTTAAAAAAATGA
- the pstB gene encoding phosphate ABC transporter ATP-binding protein PstB, with protein MSIIKTENLNVYYKKFHALKDVNVQINEKTVTSIIGPSGCGKSTLLRCFNRMNDTVIGFRSTGKIFINNNDICLKSTNLTNLRKKVGMVFQRPNPFPLTVFENIAFGLRIHHSENKDSLEHIVKISLESTRLWNELKDKLKSPALSLSPEQQQRLCISRVLTVMPDIILMDEPCSALDPISTAHIEELIRELKENYTIVIVTHNMQQAARVSDYTAYMYLGELIESGQTDKIFTVPKDKRTEDYLSGKFG; from the coding sequence GTGAGCATAATAAAAACTGAAAATCTTAATGTTTACTATAAAAAATTCCATGCTTTGAAAGATGTAAATGTCCAGATAAATGAAAAGACTGTAACCAGTATTATCGGGCCTTCAGGGTGCGGTAAGTCTACTCTTTTAAGGTGTTTTAACCGCATGAATGACACTGTTATCGGTTTTAGGTCAACCGGAAAAATATTTATCAACAATAATGATATCTGCCTTAAGTCAACAAATCTTACTAATTTACGAAAAAAAGTGGGTATGGTTTTCCAAAGGCCCAACCCTTTCCCATTGACTGTTTTTGAAAACATCGCTTTTGGCCTTAGAATACATCACTCAGAGAATAAGGATTCCCTTGAGCACATCGTCAAAATAAGCCTTGAATCAACACGGCTTTGGAATGAACTGAAGGATAAACTTAAGTCACCGGCGCTTAGCCTCTCGCCTGAACAACAGCAGAGGTTATGCATCTCAAGAGTCCTTACAGTAATGCCCGACATAATACTTATGGATGAGCCTTGCTCAGCTCTTGACCCTATCTCAACAGCGCACATTGAAGAACTTATCAGGGAACTTAAGGAAAACTATACTATAGTTATTGTAACTCACAATATGCAGCAGGCCGCAAGAGTATCCGATTATACAGCCTATATGTATCTTGGAGAATTAATAGAATCCGGTCAGACAGACAAGATATTTACTGTTCCTAAGGATAAAAGGACAGAGGATTACTTGTCCGGGAAATTCGGATAA
- a CDS encoding response regulator transcription factor, with amino-acid sequence MNELIAVVDDEEDILELVSVNLKKNGYAVKGFSDSKGFYRFLKNKTPDLIVLDLMLPDMNGLELCKLLKNDNKYATVPVIMLTAKADESDKIVGLELGADDYVTKPFSPKELVARVKAVLRRFENKKSINKKNKLFEINTDKFEVHVDGVKIELTTTEFKLLEFLYSKRGKVYSREELMNNIWDEDKIIIDRTIDVHIKNLREKLGKAGGLIKNIRGIGYKMEE; translated from the coding sequence ATGAATGAACTAATAGCAGTTGTTGATGATGAAGAAGATATATTGGAGCTGGTATCAGTGAACCTGAAGAAGAATGGGTATGCAGTTAAGGGGTTTAGTGATTCAAAGGGTTTTTATCGTTTTCTTAAAAATAAAACTCCAGACTTAATAGTGCTTGATTTGATGCTTCCTGATATGAATGGCCTGGAGTTATGCAAACTATTAAAAAATGACAACAAATACGCTACTGTGCCTGTAATAATGCTTACTGCAAAAGCCGACGAATCTGATAAGATTGTAGGTCTTGAACTCGGAGCGGATGATTATGTAACAAAACCATTTTCTCCCAAAGAACTTGTGGCAAGGGTAAAAGCTGTTTTGAGAAGGTTTGAGAATAAGAAAAGCATAAATAAAAAGAATAAATTGTTTGAAATAAATACAGACAAATTCGAGGTTCATGTTGATGGAGTAAAAATTGAACTTACAACAACTGAATTTAAGCTTCTGGAATTTCTTTATTCAAAAAGAGGCAAAGTTTATTCAAGAGAAGAGCTTATGAATAATATATGGGATGAAGATAAGATAATAATTGACAGGACAATTGATGTGCATATTAAAAACCTGAGAGAAAAACTTGGAAAAGCGGGCGGTTTAATAAAAAACATCAGGGGTATTGGTTATAAAATGGAAGAATAG
- a CDS encoding response regulator has protein sequence MAKLLIVEDERSVSELLRLRLTASGHKITLADNGEEGWEKVQSQKPDLVILDIGIPLLNGIDLCRLIKNSEQLKKTPIIMLTSRKTLGDWEKGLDAGADAYLNKPYNMNELIENIEKLL, from the coding sequence ATGGCAAAACTACTTATAGTTGAAGATGAAAGGAGTGTAAGCGAGCTTCTAAGGCTGAGGCTGACAGCTTCCGGCCATAAAATTACTCTTGCCGATAACGGCGAGGAAGGCTGGGAAAAAGTGCAGTCGCAAAAACCTGACCTTGTTATCCTTGATATAGGAATACCGCTTTTAAACGGCATAGACCTCTGCCGTTTAATAAAGAACAGCGAGCAATTAAAAAAAACACCCATAATCATGCTGACCTCAAGAAAGACTCTGGGTGACTGGGAAAAAGGCCTTGATGCCGGAGCAGATGCCTACCTTAACAAACCCTATAACATGAACGAGCTCATAGAAAACATCGAAAAACTATTATAA
- the pstC gene encoding phosphate ABC transporter permease subunit PstC — protein sequence MKRIKNTFIELSIKLSAFIVIGTLILIFIFIAKESLPIFTSPELHKETDLLRLFLPQQYNPGEGKVFLWQPISNIPKYSIIVLLLGTLKVTFVALLFAIPISIAAAIYTSEFAPNFIREFIKPVIELLAGFPSVVLGFFALMVLASWLQGLFGWTFRLNAITAGLAMGLAVIPIVYTITEDSLNAVPKIYRDGALALGADKWQTAYRVVLPAAFPGIFAACVLGLGRAIGETMIVLMASGNAAIMSGKLYYSVRTLSATIAAELAEVVVGSTHYSVLFFIGTFLFIVTFFVNLFGYWFVGRLKDKLEGKI from the coding sequence ATGAAACGAATAAAAAATACTTTTATAGAACTATCGATTAAGCTTAGCGCATTTATCGTTATCGGCACTTTGATACTTATATTCATATTTATTGCCAAGGAGTCCTTGCCGATATTTACTTCACCTGAGCTTCATAAAGAAACTGACCTTTTGAGGCTTTTTCTCCCGCAACAATATAATCCCGGTGAAGGGAAAGTCTTTTTATGGCAGCCGATCTCGAATATCCCGAAATATTCTATTATAGTGCTTTTGCTCGGAACCTTAAAGGTTACCTTTGTAGCCCTTCTTTTTGCCATACCTATCTCTATTGCCGCAGCGATCTATACAAGTGAATTTGCCCCAAACTTTATCAGGGAATTTATAAAACCGGTCATAGAACTTTTAGCCGGATTTCCTTCTGTTGTCTTAGGTTTCTTTGCACTGATGGTGCTTGCAAGTTGGCTGCAGGGGCTTTTTGGCTGGACTTTCAGGCTAAATGCTATTACTGCCGGTTTGGCAATGGGTTTGGCTGTAATCCCTATTGTCTATACAATAACTGAAGATTCGCTTAATGCAGTACCTAAAATATACAGGGATGGCGCCCTTGCTTTGGGTGCGGATAAATGGCAAACGGCTTATAGAGTTGTTTTGCCGGCTGCATTCCCGGGCATATTTGCCGCGTGTGTTTTAGGGCTTGGAAGAGCCATAGGTGAAACCATGATAGTTTTAATGGCAAGCGGTAATGCCGCTATTATGTCAGGTAAATTGTATTATTCCGTACGTACGCTTTCAGCAACTATAGCTGCCGAGCTTGCAGAGGTAGTTGTAGGCAGCACTCATTACAGCGTTTTGTTTTTTATCGGCACTTTTCTTTTTATAGTAACCTTTTTTGTAAACTTGTTCGGTTACTGGTTTGTAGGCAGGCTCAAAGATAAATTAGAGGGAAAAATATGA
- a CDS encoding phosphate ABC transporter ATP-binding protein: MAQEFDLKNKVKIRVSNFSFKYGDVNALDNLTFDTYENTILSIIGPAKSGKTTFLRCLNRLNDLNLTSTITGEIFLDDKSIYSNDMNVSLLRKKMGMVFAVPVPLPGSIYNNMALGPRLHGITNKEDLDGIIEKSLKSSVLWEEVKDRLDENVTNLSGGQQQRLCLARVLALEPEVILLDEPCSGLDPISTAKIEEALQELKNNHTVILVTNNVNQAARASDLTIFFYLGKIIEYNKTSEIFTKPKNKQTEDYLQGKFG; encoded by the coding sequence ATGGCGCAGGAATTTGATTTAAAGAATAAAGTTAAGATCAGGGTAAGTAATTTCTCCTTTAAATATGGAGATGTTAATGCTTTGGATAACCTTACTTTTGATACCTATGAAAACACCATTCTCTCTATTATAGGGCCTGCTAAGAGCGGAAAAACAACATTCTTAAGGTGTTTAAACCGGCTTAATGACCTTAATTTGACTTCAACGATTACCGGTGAAATATTTTTAGATGATAAAAGCATTTATTCAAACGACATGAACGTTTCATTACTGCGCAAGAAAATGGGCATGGTTTTTGCCGTGCCCGTGCCTTTACCGGGTTCTATTTATAATAATATGGCTCTGGGCCCGAGATTGCACGGAATAACCAATAAAGAAGATCTTGATGGCATAATAGAAAAAAGCTTAAAGTCTTCAGTTTTATGGGAGGAAGTAAAAGACAGGCTGGATGAAAACGTAACTAACTTAAGCGGAGGCCAGCAGCAAAGATTGTGCCTGGCAAGGGTCCTTGCTCTGGAGCCTGAAGTTATCCTGCTTGATGAGCCATGTTCGGGTCTTGACCCCATATCAACAGCAAAAATAGAAGAGGCGCTCCAGGAACTGAAAAACAATCATACTGTTATACTAGTGACTAATAATGTAAATCAGGCGGCGAGGGCTTCTGATCTGACCATATTTTTTTACCTGGGAAAGATCATCGAATACAATAAGACCTCTGAGATATTTACAAAACCAAAAAATAAGCAGACCGAGGACTATCTTCAGGGGAAGTTCGGATAA
- the phoU gene encoding phosphate signaling complex protein PhoU, which translates to MLEEKLISLKKELVEYASLVESMVEKSSKGLLNKEKSLLKEVIEKDEPKANNYEIEMDELCTNIIAQYQPKARSLRTVLMVLKMSNDLERMGDHAVNIVESALFLIERPWVKPMIDIPKMAETTISMLRDSINSFINEDAVLARNVCQRDNIVDDLKDKIVIELSAVMSSDTTAIERSLHLLRISGNLERIADLSTNICEEVMFMVEGKVIKHHNDETKDHHQ; encoded by the coding sequence ATGTTAGAAGAAAAATTAATTAGTTTAAAGAAAGAACTTGTTGAATACGCAAGCCTGGTGGAATCCATGGTTGAAAAGAGCAGCAAAGGGCTGTTGAACAAGGAAAAGTCTCTGCTTAAAGAAGTGATAGAAAAAGACGAGCCCAAAGCCAATAATTATGAAATAGAGATGGATGAATTATGTACGAACATAATAGCCCAATACCAGCCTAAAGCCAGGAGCTTGCGCACAGTGTTGATGGTCCTTAAGATGAGCAATGACCTTGAACGCATGGGCGACCATGCAGTTAACATAGTGGAAAGCGCCCTTTTCCTGATAGAAAGGCCTTGGGTAAAACCAATGATAGATATCCCTAAGATGGCAGAAACAACTATCTCTATGTTAAGAGACAGCATAAACTCATTTATAAACGAAGATGCTGTATTGGCAAGAAATGTGTGCCAAAGAGATAATATTGTTGATGACCTTAAAGATAAGATAGTTATAGAATTAAGCGCTGTTATGAGTTCGGATACTACTGCCATAGAGCGTTCCCTGCATCTTTTGAGAATATCCGGCAACCTTGAAAGAATAGCTGATCTGTCAACTAATATTTGTGAAGAAGTTATGTTTATGGTAGAAGGAAAAGTCATTAAGCATCATAACGATGAAACAAAAGACCATCATCAGTAG
- the pstA gene encoding phosphate ABC transporter permease PstA, which translates to MKFFQLLTGIACLIIVALVCLIMGNIIYFGWSNISIDFLTKAPEMGMTKGGIFPAIFGTVALVILMTIIVIPLGVFTAVYLHEYAPKNSKLLYIVRLALQNLAGVPSIVFGLFGLGFFVQFIGRGIDTVIFGNNLVFGQPAIIWAALTMAVLTLPTVVVATEESLRAVPDSYREVAYSLGATKLQMIFKVVLPNSVSGILTGGVLAISRGAGEVAPIMFTGAAYFLPYLPKKLNDQFMELGYHIYVMATQSPDVEATKPILYSTVLVLLVLTFALNFTAILIRAQIRARARR; encoded by the coding sequence ATGAAATTTTTCCAGTTACTTACAGGGATTGCCTGTTTAATAATAGTGGCGCTAGTCTGTTTAATTATGGGTAATATAATTTATTTCGGGTGGAGCAATATTTCAATAGATTTTTTGACTAAAGCCCCGGAGATGGGAATGACAAAAGGCGGTATCTTTCCCGCGATATTTGGCACGGTCGCTCTTGTTATCCTTATGACTATCATTGTAATTCCTCTAGGTGTGTTTACAGCTGTTTATCTACATGAATACGCACCGAAAAATTCTAAACTTCTTTATATTGTAAGGCTTGCCTTACAAAACCTGGCAGGCGTTCCGTCTATTGTATTCGGCCTGTTCGGTTTGGGGTTCTTTGTTCAGTTTATTGGAAGAGGAATAGATACCGTAATATTCGGCAATAACCTGGTTTTCGGCCAGCCAGCTATTATCTGGGCTGCTTTGACAATGGCCGTGCTCACTTTGCCTACGGTTGTTGTAGCAACAGAAGAATCTCTAAGAGCTGTGCCTGATTCTTACAGGGAAGTAGCCTATTCTCTGGGAGCTACAAAATTACAGATGATATTTAAAGTAGTCCTGCCAAACTCGGTCAGCGGGATACTTACAGGCGGGGTCTTGGCTATAAGCCGCGGTGCAGGAGAAGTAGCTCCGATAATGTTTACCGGCGCCGCCTACTTCCTGCCCTATCTGCCTAAAAAGCTTAACGACCAGTTTATGGAACTTGGTTATCATATATATGTTATGGCCACGCAGTCGCCGGATGTTGAGGCTACAAAGCCAATCCTCTATTCAACCGTGCTGGTATTATTAGTTTTAACTTTTGCGCTTAATTTTACCGCAATTCTGATCCGTGCACAGATAAGAGCAAGAGCCAGGAGATAG